The Armatimonadota bacterium genome includes a window with the following:
- the nqo6 gene encoding NADH-quinone oxidoreductase subunit 6, with protein MANSHDVVPGVVFSTVDKVARWAQSSSLWPFAFGLACCAIEMMSTVAGRFDIARFGAEVFRASPRQADLMIVAGRVSMKMGPVIKRLYDQMPDPKWVIAMGACSSCGGVFNNYAIIQGVDKVIPVDVYVPGCPPNPDALLYAVTRLQEKIRSGEARPGHRILEPVAGLTVDSGSTS; from the coding sequence ATGGCCAACTCGCATGACGTAGTTCCGGGAGTCGTCTTCTCCACCGTGGACAAGGTAGCGAGATGGGCTCAGAGTTCATCGCTCTGGCCTTTCGCGTTCGGACTTGCGTGCTGCGCCATCGAGATGATGTCCACAGTTGCGGGCCGGTTCGATATCGCCCGGTTCGGGGCGGAGGTTTTCCGCGCCTCGCCCCGCCAGGCGGATCTGATGATCGTTGCTGGACGGGTTTCCATGAAGATGGGCCCCGTCATCAAGAGGCTGTATGATCAGATGCCCGACCCGAAGTGGGTAATCGCCATGGGTGCCTGCTCTTCCTGCGGAGGAGTGTTCAACAACTACGCCATCATCCAGGGTGTGGACAAGGTCATCCCCGTGGATGTTTACGTCCCGGGGTGTCCTCCGAACCCGGATGCCCTGCTGTATGCTGTCACGCGGCTTCAGGAGAAGATCCGCAGTGGAGAGGCGCGGCCGGGCCATCGGATTCTGGAGCCGGTCGCAGGCTTGACGGTAGATAGCGGCAGCACGTCTTGA
- the nuoG gene encoding NADH-quinone oxidoreductase subunit G yields MSEELVTLTIDGVTVRTAPGTLLVEAAAQAGILIPVYCYHPKLAPVGACRMCLVEVEGAPKLIASCTTPVREGMVVYTDNQRVKKAREGILEFLLVHHPLDCPVCDKGGECPLQDFTYQFGPSRSRFRYPKRHWDKPLQIGPNILLDRERCIMCFRCVRFCEEISHHRQLGVFRRGNNQEIGTFPGQPFDSRFAGNTIELCPVGALTGAPTRFFGRTWEVGHTPSICTGCSTGCNIRVDHRHGSEVVRLWSRENPATDDGWLCDPGRFGYGFVNEGRLEEPLVESGGQSVSATWQQAIARAGAVLEQHAKAGTLGILASPRMTSEELFSVSRLARTVLKVPHLDHTARYVHPAALDLRAFAESAGFTPGTLRDIQDARQIITIGVDLSREQPVTDLRVKKAVTQRGADLVVVDAERLELSSFARHTVLWQPGDEAAAVMSLANAVASPTEANGMRAVGELLRKEGPKVVLLGWRIGESPDAERIGESLAALAQALGPGTLCVTILRHCNSRGALDLGIHPAEDPFSGRGMSGEEMLRAACDGGIRALWLVGEEPLQDADPDLVRRAMDNLEAVVFQGWSLPSWLERVPDAALPSTTFAEMDGTFTNTHGRVQRIFRAIRPKGKARPGWEIVNDLAQALGHPFESRTVEAVFEEMCAVTPAYRGLSWNALGVAGRESQADSAAAAAAASQG; encoded by the coding sequence ATGTCTGAAGAACTGGTTACATTGACGATAGATGGAGTGACGGTGCGGACCGCGCCGGGGACGCTGCTCGTGGAGGCGGCAGCTCAGGCGGGCATCCTGATTCCCGTCTACTGCTATCACCCGAAGCTCGCCCCGGTTGGCGCTTGCCGTATGTGCCTGGTGGAGGTGGAGGGCGCGCCCAAACTGATCGCAAGCTGCACAACCCCCGTGCGCGAGGGGATGGTGGTTTATACGGATAATCAGCGAGTCAAGAAGGCCCGGGAAGGCATCCTGGAGTTCCTGCTGGTGCATCATCCGTTGGACTGTCCTGTCTGCGACAAGGGCGGCGAGTGCCCGCTGCAGGATTTCACGTATCAGTTCGGCCCCTCGCGCAGCCGCTTCCGCTACCCCAAACGGCACTGGGACAAGCCCCTGCAGATCGGCCCCAACATTTTGCTGGACCGCGAGCGCTGCATCATGTGCTTCCGGTGCGTGCGCTTCTGCGAGGAGATCTCGCATCACCGCCAGCTGGGCGTATTCCGGCGAGGCAACAATCAGGAGATCGGCACCTTCCCCGGTCAGCCTTTCGACAGCCGGTTCGCGGGCAATACCATCGAGCTCTGCCCTGTCGGCGCGCTGACGGGAGCTCCCACGAGGTTCTTCGGAAGGACCTGGGAGGTCGGTCACACTCCGAGCATCTGCACGGGTTGTTCCACCGGATGCAACATCAGAGTGGACCATCGGCACGGCTCGGAGGTAGTCCGGCTGTGGAGCCGCGAGAACCCTGCCACCGATGACGGCTGGCTGTGCGATCCTGGTCGGTTCGGATACGGTTTCGTCAACGAGGGACGGCTGGAGGAGCCCCTGGTGGAGAGCGGGGGACAGTCCGTTTCCGCTACCTGGCAGCAGGCCATCGCGCGAGCGGGAGCCGTGCTGGAGCAGCACGCGAAGGCCGGTACACTGGGAATTTTGGCCTCGCCGCGGATGACCTCCGAGGAGCTCTTCTCCGTTTCCAGGCTTGCGCGGACGGTGCTGAAGGTTCCTCACTTGGATCATACTGCCCGATACGTGCATCCCGCGGCCTTGGACCTGCGGGCGTTCGCTGAGTCTGCGGGCTTCACGCCGGGGACGTTGCGCGATATTCAGGACGCCCGCCAGATCATCACCATCGGCGTGGATCTGAGCCGCGAGCAGCCGGTGACTGACCTCAGGGTCAAGAAGGCAGTCACTCAGCGAGGGGCCGATCTGGTGGTGGTGGATGCCGAAAGACTGGAGCTCAGCTCGTTCGCACGGCATACGGTCCTGTGGCAGCCGGGGGATGAGGCAGCGGCGGTGATGTCGCTGGCCAACGCGGTGGCTAGTCCAACCGAGGCGAACGGGATGCGGGCCGTCGGAGAGCTGCTCAGAAAGGAGGGCCCGAAGGTGGTCCTGCTGGGCTGGCGCATCGGCGAGAGTCCGGACGCGGAGCGCATCGGCGAGTCGCTGGCCGCGCTGGCCCAGGCGCTCGGCCCCGGCACGCTATGCGTCACCATCCTGCGTCACTGCAACTCGCGCGGGGCGCTGGATCTCGGCATACATCCGGCGGAGGATCCCTTCAGTGGCCGGGGTATGAGCGGTGAGGAGATGTTGCGGGCGGCGTGCGATGGCGGTATCCGGGCGCTGTGGCTTGTGGGCGAAGAGCCTCTGCAGGATGCCGATCCCGATCTGGTCCGCCGGGCCATGGACAATCTGGAGGCCGTGGTATTCCAGGGGTGGAGCCTGCCTTCCTGGCTGGAGCGCGTTCCCGACGCCGCATTGCCCTCCACCACATTTGCGGAGATGGACGGCACGTTCACCAACACGCACGGCCGGGTGCAGCGGATCTTCCGGGCCATCCGGCCGAAGGGCAAAGCAAGGCCCGGATGGGAGATTGTGAACGATCTGGCGCAGGCGTTGGGTCACCCGTTCGAATCGAGGACGGTGGAGGCTGTTTTCGAGGAGATGTGCGCGGTAACGCCTGCATATCGCGGGCTTTCGTGGAATGCGCTCGGTGTCGCGGGGCGCGAGTCGCAGGCAGACAGCGCCGCGGCCGCCGCCGCGGCTTCACAGGGGTAG
- the nuoI gene encoding NADH-quinone oxidoreductase subunit I: MFVEFVKGLGITLRQVFRKPTTVNYPEEKRPPSARARWRHKLLRHEDGLERCIGCSLCAGACPAHCINVVAADNTEEDRKSPGERYAAVYEINMLRCIFCGYCEDACPTGAIVLGPDYELADFDRASFIYGKDRLLVPEPGEVARVKKRLEEREIC; encoded by the coding sequence GTGTTCGTAGAGTTCGTCAAAGGGCTCGGCATTACTCTCAGGCAGGTCTTCCGGAAGCCGACCACCGTCAACTACCCGGAAGAGAAGCGTCCTCCTTCGGCGCGTGCCCGGTGGCGGCATAAGCTGCTACGCCACGAAGACGGCCTGGAGCGCTGCATCGGGTGTTCCCTGTGCGCCGGGGCCTGCCCGGCCCACTGCATCAATGTGGTGGCGGCAGACAATACGGAAGAAGATCGAAAATCGCCTGGCGAGCGGTATGCCGCAGTATATGAGATCAATATGCTCCGGTGCATCTTCTGCGGCTACTGCGAAGATGCGTGTCCGACAGGCGCCATTGTGCTGGGTCCGGACTACGAGCTAGCAGATTTCGACCGCGCAAGCTTCATTTACGGCAAGGATCGCCTGCTGGTCCCGGAGCCGGGGGAGGTGGCCCGCGTGAAGAAGCGCCTTGAGGAACGGGAGATATGCTAA
- the pdhA gene encoding pyruvate dehydrogenase E1 component subunit alpha gives MAITRSRTAEEELLQKIPPEEHLQMYRSMVLIRRFEEMAGKMYMQAAIGGFCHLYIGQEAVAVGIQSALRPDDYVMGTYREHGQILAAGSDPKAVMAELFGKVTGVSRGKGGSMHLFDREKNFMGGTAIVGGNLPIAAGVGFAIKYRGGDQVCVCYFGDGAVNEGAFHESLNIAALWKLPVLFVCENNLYGMGTQVTRASAVPDLERRVVGYGIESAQVDGMDLLAIRKLADTAVQECRSGRGPFFIEAKTYRYRGHSMADPATYRTKEEVEEWRVRDPITRYEKQLLGAGILNDDDIQNVSREVDEIVEESVRFAEESPLPAPHELYTDVYAAEI, from the coding sequence ATGGCTATCACGAGGTCCAGGACGGCTGAAGAAGAGCTGCTGCAGAAGATCCCGCCCGAGGAGCATCTGCAGATGTATCGGAGTATGGTTCTTATCCGGCGCTTCGAGGAGATGGCCGGCAAGATGTACATGCAGGCTGCCATCGGGGGGTTCTGCCACCTGTATATCGGGCAGGAAGCGGTGGCGGTGGGTATCCAGTCGGCGCTCCGGCCGGATGACTACGTGATGGGCACCTATCGGGAGCACGGACAGATCCTGGCAGCCGGATCGGACCCGAAAGCCGTGATGGCGGAGCTTTTCGGCAAGGTGACGGGAGTGTCCCGGGGCAAGGGCGGCTCCATGCACCTGTTCGACCGCGAAAAGAACTTTATGGGCGGCACTGCCATCGTCGGCGGCAATCTCCCCATCGCGGCCGGAGTGGGTTTCGCCATCAAGTACCGCGGCGGGGATCAGGTCTGCGTGTGCTACTTCGGAGATGGAGCCGTCAACGAAGGGGCCTTCCACGAGTCTCTCAATATTGCCGCCCTGTGGAAGCTGCCCGTGCTGTTCGTATGCGAGAATAACCTTTACGGCATGGGCACCCAGGTGACCCGGGCGTCTGCGGTTCCCGATCTAGAGCGCAGGGTTGTCGGCTACGGCATAGAAAGCGCCCAGGTGGACGGCATGGACCTGCTGGCCATCCGCAAGCTGGCGGATACCGCCGTTCAGGAGTGCCGCAGCGGCCGTGGCCCGTTCTTCATCGAAGCGAAGACCTACCGCTACCGTGGCCATTCCATGGCGGACCCGGCCACCTATCGCACTAAGGAAGAGGTGGAGGAGTGGCGGGTGAGGGATCCCATCACCAGATACGAGAAGCAGCTCCTGGGCGCAGGGATCTTGAACGACGACGACATTCAGAATGTTTCCCGCGAGGTGGATGAGATTGTCGAGGAATCGGTCCGCTTCGCGGAGGAGTCACCGCTGCCTGCCCCCCACGAGCTCTACACCGACGTCTACGCTGCGGAGATCTAG
- a CDS encoding pyruvate dehydrogenase subunit beta encodes MPVITYREALNQALREEMRQDPDVFIVGEEVAEYQGAYKVTEGMLAEFGPQRVVDTPISEEAIAGIGVGAALAGLKPVIEMMTVNFSLLALDQIVNHAAKYLYMSGGQYNVPMVMRAPTGVGLQLGAQHSQNFESWFVHCPGLKVVLPATPYDAKGLLKSSIRDPDPVIFLEHELIYLTKGEVPDEDYVVPLGVADIKRKGTDVSIICYSRMALFAMKAAERLEEEGISAEVVDLRTLRPLDVDAVLESVRKTHRAVVCEEDWPMCGMGAELSATIMEGAFDYLDAPVKRISGVDVPMPYAKNLEKLAVPGEEDIFQACRQIVAGEI; translated from the coding sequence ATGCCAGTCATCACTTACAGAGAAGCACTGAATCAGGCTCTCCGCGAGGAGATGCGCCAGGATCCGGACGTGTTCATTGTCGGAGAAGAGGTGGCCGAATACCAGGGGGCGTACAAGGTCACCGAGGGGATGCTGGCCGAGTTCGGTCCGCAGCGTGTGGTGGACACACCCATTTCGGAGGAAGCCATCGCGGGTATCGGGGTGGGAGCGGCGCTTGCCGGTCTGAAGCCGGTCATCGAGATGATGACAGTCAACTTCTCGCTGCTGGCGCTGGACCAGATCGTCAACCATGCCGCCAAGTATCTCTACATGTCGGGCGGGCAGTATAACGTCCCGATGGTCATGCGGGCTCCCACAGGGGTTGGGCTTCAGCTTGGAGCCCAGCACTCTCAGAATTTCGAGTCCTGGTTCGTTCACTGCCCGGGACTGAAGGTAGTGTTGCCGGCCACGCCTTACGACGCCAAGGGGCTTCTGAAGTCTTCCATCCGCGACCCGGACCCGGTCATTTTCCTGGAGCACGAGCTCATCTATCTGACCAAGGGCGAGGTGCCCGACGAGGATTATGTGGTGCCGCTGGGCGTCGCGGACATCAAGCGGAAGGGGACGGATGTTTCTATCATCTGCTACTCCCGGATGGCTCTTTTCGCGATGAAAGCCGCGGAGCGGCTGGAGGAGGAGGGCATTTCCGCGGAGGTGGTGGATCTGCGCACCCTGCGCCCGCTGGATGTGGATGCCGTCCTGGAGAGCGTCCGCAAGACCCACCGGGCGGTGGTCTGCGAGGAGGACTGGCCCATGTGCGGGATGGGGGCGGAGTTGAGCGCCACCATTATGGAGGGGGCGTTCGATTATCTGGATGCTCCCGTCAAGCGCATATCGGGCGTGGATGTCCCGATGCCTTACGCCAAGAACCTGGAGAAGTTGGCGGTGCCTGGCGAGGAGGACATCTTCCAAGCCTGCCGGCAGATCGTGGCGGGCGAGATCTGA
- the lipA gene encoding lipoyl synthase yields the protein MQKTSVDRSGIEALGVRVVSAPRGGCGGSAAGGIALGERPAWMRARAVTFDVFDRMKGTLGSLHTVCESARCPNLGECWRRGTATFMIMGDICTRSCRFCAVKTGRPDALDPDEPRKLAEAARQMGLRHVVITSVARDELPDGGAAHFAACIRALYDALPAVSVEVLTPDFKGHPESVRTVLDARPSVFNHNLETVPRLTKQVRVQARYDRSLDVLRMAFEMEPEIPTKSGLMLGLGEEIEEVLETLQDMRRVGVSILTLGQYLRPSKDHLPVVRWVSPDEFAWLKEQALEMGFVHVESGPLVRSSYHAEQAVGAPLKM from the coding sequence ATGCAGAAGACTTCCGTGGACAGGTCCGGCATCGAGGCTCTGGGAGTTCGGGTGGTATCCGCACCCCGAGGAGGTTGTGGCGGCTCTGCAGCTGGCGGCATTGCCCTCGGCGAGCGGCCTGCCTGGATGCGCGCCAGGGCGGTGACCTTCGACGTCTTCGACCGGATGAAGGGGACGCTGGGATCCCTGCACACGGTGTGCGAATCGGCCCGCTGTCCGAATCTGGGGGAGTGCTGGCGCAGAGGGACCGCGACCTTCATGATTATGGGAGACATCTGCACGCGATCCTGCCGGTTCTGCGCGGTCAAGACCGGCAGACCGGATGCGTTGGATCCCGATGAGCCCCGCAAGCTCGCCGAGGCTGCACGGCAGATGGGACTGAGGCACGTAGTCATCACTTCCGTTGCGCGTGATGAGCTTCCGGACGGCGGCGCCGCGCATTTTGCCGCCTGCATCCGGGCCCTGTATGATGCGCTGCCCGCAGTCAGCGTGGAGGTCCTCACGCCCGATTTCAAGGGGCATCCGGAAAGCGTTCGGACTGTTCTTGATGCGCGTCCCTCAGTGTTCAACCACAACCTTGAAACTGTTCCACGACTCACCAAGCAGGTGCGCGTGCAGGCGCGCTATGACCGGTCGCTCGATGTGCTGAGGATGGCTTTCGAGATGGAGCCGGAGATCCCCACCAAGAGCGGCTTGATGCTGGGCTTGGGCGAGGAGATCGAAGAGGTGCTGGAGACTCTGCAGGACATGCGCCGGGTTGGTGTGAGCATCCTGACCTTGGGGCAGTATCTGCGGCCCTCGAAGGACCATCTGCCGGTCGTTCGCTGGGTCTCGCCGGATGAGTTCGCGTGGCTGAAGGAGCAAGCGCTGGAGATGGGCTTCGTTCATGTGGAGAGCGGTCCCCTGGTGCGCAGCTCCTATCACGCCGAGCAGGCTGTCGGCGCCCCGCTGAAAATGTGA
- the nadB gene encoding L-aspartate oxidase, which produces MTDNTSPERITCDFLVIGTGIAGLTFALKAADHGEVVVVTKKNDTESNTNYAQGGIAAVMGSDDSFELHEEDTMRAGVYLCNREAVRILVREGPDRVRELMEMGVRFTQEMVDEEHARIALGREGGHSRRRIVHAADLTGREVERALVYQAKKRQSIRILENNMAIGLITRPSDRPDRHVCLGAHVFDTRAARTRTVLSRVTVLSTGGLGRTYLHTTNPDIATGDGVAFSYQAGARIANMEFIQFHPTALFHSQGESFLISEAVRGEGGVLRLKDGSTFMEKYHEMGCLAPRDIVARAIDAELKASGEECVWLDVTHLGEEKIRERFPNIHEKCLSLGIDIAREWIPVVPAAHYACGGVMTDEMGRTDIERLYATGEVSCTGVHGANRLASNSLLEALVFSHRAALDSTAIFREIPIEQSAADFPEEEHTDPVPLELVKELMLRLRTVMWVYVGIVRTTERLREALREVSIIAAKTENLYSRGRLSRELLELRSMVIVAELIVRSALWRKESRGLHYILDYPQRDDEHWLKDTVLRKELA; this is translated from the coding sequence ATGACGGACAACACCTCTCCTGAACGGATAACGTGCGATTTCCTCGTCATCGGAACCGGCATCGCCGGTCTGACCTTCGCTCTGAAGGCCGCCGACCACGGCGAAGTGGTGGTGGTCACCAAGAAGAACGACACGGAATCCAACACCAACTACGCGCAGGGCGGGATCGCCGCGGTGATGGGCTCGGACGACTCTTTCGAGCTGCACGAAGAGGACACCATGCGGGCGGGCGTGTACCTCTGCAACCGCGAAGCGGTGCGCATTCTGGTCCGCGAGGGGCCGGATCGCGTCCGTGAGCTGATGGAGATGGGCGTGCGCTTCACGCAGGAAATGGTTGACGAGGAGCACGCACGCATCGCTCTGGGAAGAGAGGGAGGCCACTCGCGGCGGCGGATCGTCCACGCGGCCGATCTCACGGGGAGGGAGGTGGAGCGGGCTCTGGTGTACCAAGCAAAGAAGCGCCAGTCCATCCGCATCCTGGAAAACAATATGGCCATCGGCCTGATTACACGGCCTTCGGATCGGCCCGACAGGCACGTCTGCCTGGGGGCGCACGTCTTCGACACCCGCGCGGCACGGACCCGGACGGTACTCTCAAGGGTGACGGTGCTCTCAACGGGAGGGCTCGGGCGGACTTATCTCCACACCACCAACCCGGACATCGCCACAGGGGACGGGGTGGCGTTTTCGTATCAGGCCGGGGCGCGGATCGCGAACATGGAGTTCATTCAGTTCCACCCGACAGCGCTGTTTCACAGCCAGGGAGAGTCGTTCCTGATCTCCGAGGCGGTCCGCGGCGAAGGTGGCGTACTGCGTCTGAAAGACGGAAGCACGTTCATGGAGAAGTACCACGAGATGGGTTGTCTTGCGCCGCGGGATATCGTGGCCAGGGCCATAGACGCGGAGCTGAAGGCATCCGGTGAGGAGTGCGTCTGGCTGGACGTGACGCATCTGGGTGAGGAGAAGATCCGGGAGCGTTTCCCGAACATCCACGAGAAGTGTCTGTCTCTGGGGATAGACATCGCGAGGGAGTGGATCCCTGTGGTGCCCGCCGCCCACTATGCCTGTGGAGGCGTGATGACAGACGAGATGGGGCGGACGGATATCGAGCGTCTGTACGCCACCGGTGAAGTATCCTGCACGGGGGTGCACGGCGCAAACCGCCTGGCGAGCAACTCGCTGCTGGAGGCGCTGGTATTCAGCCACCGGGCCGCACTGGATTCCACGGCCATCTTCCGGGAGATCCCTATCGAGCAGAGCGCCGCGGACTTCCCGGAGGAAGAACACACCGACCCCGTGCCGCTGGAGCTGGTCAAGGAGCTGATGCTGCGCCTGCGCACGGTCATGTGGGTATACGTGGGCATCGTCCGGACGACGGAGCGTCTGCGGGAGGCACTGCGGGAGGTGAGCATCATCGCGGCAAAGACAGAAAATCTGTACTCCCGCGGCAGGTTGTCACGGGAACTGCTGGAGCTGCGCTCGATGGTGATCGTGGCCGAGCTGATCGTGCGCTCCGCCCTGTGGCGCAAGGAGAGCCGCGGACTACACTATATCCTGGATTACCCTCAGCGCGACGACGAGCACTGGCTGAAGGACACGGTCCTGCGCAAAGAGCTAGCCTGA
- the hemC gene encoding porphobilinogen deaminase gives MRTGSLVLGTRGSALALAQAETVAAMLREAWPGLEVRLEIIRTGGDRLRDRPLAAFGQKGIFVRELEEALQDGRIRAAVHSLKDLPSMLPDPFALAAVPMREDPRDCLVSRDAKPLEDLPAGAVVGTGSPRRAAQLLAQRPDVKVRDIRGNVDTRLAKLERGEYDAIVLAVAGLRRLGLDGVITQHLKPQVMTGAVGQGALGIETLAGDDEALELLQALDHTPSRAAVEAERALARALNAGCQTPLGALAVCADGKLRLTAALASPDGRQIIRVQTEGLPEEPQSAGGKRSAHDAGARRRAAAGSSGAE, from the coding sequence TTGAGGACCGGCAGCCTGGTCCTGGGCACACGCGGGAGCGCTCTTGCCCTCGCGCAGGCGGAGACCGTTGCGGCGATGCTCCGCGAAGCCTGGCCCGGGCTGGAGGTCCGGCTTGAGATCATTCGAACGGGAGGAGACCGGCTGAGGGACCGGCCGCTTGCCGCCTTCGGGCAGAAGGGGATATTCGTCCGGGAGCTGGAAGAGGCGCTGCAGGATGGCCGCATCCGGGCCGCCGTTCACAGTCTTAAGGATCTCCCCTCCATGTTGCCTGATCCCTTCGCCCTGGCGGCCGTGCCGATGCGGGAGGATCCCCGGGACTGCCTGGTATCACGCGACGCCAAGCCGCTGGAGGATCTTCCTGCCGGTGCGGTGGTGGGTACCGGGAGCCCCCGACGAGCGGCGCAGCTGCTGGCGCAGCGCCCGGACGTGAAAGTGCGGGATATCCGCGGCAATGTGGACACACGCCTGGCGAAGCTGGAGCGCGGCGAGTACGATGCCATTGTGCTGGCGGTGGCGGGGCTCCGGCGGTTGGGCTTAGATGGAGTCATCACCCAGCATCTGAAACCGCAGGTGATGACCGGCGCGGTGGGACAGGGGGCTCTGGGGATCGAGACGCTTGCCGGGGACGATGAGGCGCTGGAGCTTCTGCAGGCGCTGGATCACACTCCCTCACGAGCCGCAGTGGAAGCCGAAAGGGCGCTGGCGCGCGCACTGAACGCCGGATGCCAGACCCCCCTGGGAGCCCTTGCAGTGTGCGCAGACGGAAAGCTGCGTCTGACGGCGGCCCTGGCATCTCCGGACGGACGTCAGATCATCCGGGTCCAGACGGAGGGTCTGCCGGAAGAACCGCAAAGCGCGGGGGGAAAACGCAGCGCGCATGATGCTGGAGCAAGGCGCCGGGCCGCTGCTGGGTCATCGGGAGCAGAATGA